Proteins encoded by one window of Polaribacter haliotis:
- a CDS encoding NifU family protein: protein MSNIKITIQETTNDTIIKYNSSSILINGGSYEFNNIDEAKNSPLAQQLFYLPFVKKVFITANFIAIQRFDILEWIDVQEEVKEQIEDFLNDGNAVVNEERTSKKEAIEVYAEVTPNPSVMKFGTNKALTQTDVEFKNIDEASESSPLALAIFNFPFVKEVFISDNYISITKYDMVEWNEVYGEVRTFIREYLADGKTIIKELPKEEIVAEGTKEVIPEVKLEGISAQIVDILDEYIKPAVAGDGGNIAFRSYDEANKVVSVVLQGACSGCPSSTATLKNGIENLLKEMLPNQINEVVAING from the coding sequence ATGTCAAACATTAAAATTACCATTCAAGAAACAACGAACGATACTATTATAAAATACAACAGTAGCAGTATTTTAATTAATGGAGGTAGTTACGAATTTAACAATATAGATGAAGCTAAAAACTCTCCTTTAGCACAACAATTATTCTATTTACCATTTGTAAAAAAGGTATTTATTACAGCTAATTTTATAGCAATACAACGTTTTGATATTTTAGAATGGATAGATGTCCAAGAAGAAGTAAAAGAACAAATAGAAGATTTTTTAAACGATGGAAATGCAGTTGTAAATGAAGAAAGAACATCTAAAAAAGAAGCAATTGAGGTTTATGCAGAGGTAACTCCAAATCCATCTGTAATGAAATTTGGAACCAATAAAGCATTAACTCAAACAGATGTTGAGTTTAAAAATATAGACGAAGCAAGCGAATCGTCTCCTTTGGCTTTGGCTATTTTTAATTTTCCTTTTGTAAAAGAAGTTTTTATTTCCGATAATTATATTTCAATTACCAAATACGATATGGTAGAGTGGAATGAGGTTTATGGCGAAGTAAGAACCTTTATTAGAGAATATTTAGCAGACGGAAAAACAATAATTAAAGAATTGCCAAAAGAAGAAATTGTTGCTGAGGGAACAAAAGAAGTAATTCCAGAAGTAAAATTAGAAGGAATTTCTGCACAAATTGTAGATATTTTAGACGAATATATAAAACCTGCAGTAGCTGGAGATGGAGGAAATATTGCTTTTCGTTCTTATGATGAAGCAAATAAAGTTGTAAGTGTAGTTTTACAAGGCGCTTGTAGTGGTTGCCCATCTTCTACAGCAACTTTAAAAAATGGAATCGAGAATTTATTAAAAGAAATGTTGCCAAATCAAATTAATGAAGTTGTAGCAATTAACGGATAA
- the ubiE gene encoding bifunctional demethylmenaquinone methyltransferase/2-methoxy-6-polyprenyl-1,4-benzoquinol methylase UbiE: MSAEKINPYKDSKLGKKEQVTQMFDNISENYDGLNRVISLGIDVKWRKKVVEIVGKNNPKQILDIATGTGDLALMMAALKPDRIVGLDISAGMLEVGKQKISKANLSDKIEMIVGDSEDMPFEDNTFDAITVSFGVRNFANLAKGIKEIARVLKPTGVLVILETSNPTKFPFKQGYKLYTSLFLPVVGKLFSKDKVAYSYLSESANSFPFGEAFNNILKKNGFTHTEDNPVTFGVATIYTARK; this comes from the coding sequence ATGTCAGCAGAAAAAATAAATCCATATAAAGATTCTAAGTTAGGTAAGAAGGAGCAGGTAACACAAATGTTCGATAATATTTCTGAAAACTACGATGGTTTAAATCGTGTAATTTCTTTAGGAATAGATGTAAAATGGCGAAAAAAAGTTGTGGAAATTGTTGGTAAAAACAATCCAAAACAAATTTTAGATATTGCAACAGGAACAGGAGATTTAGCTTTAATGATGGCCGCTTTAAAACCAGATAGAATTGTTGGTTTAGATATTTCTGCAGGAATGTTAGAAGTAGGGAAACAAAAAATTTCCAAAGCAAATCTTTCTGATAAAATAGAAATGATCGTTGGCGATTCTGAAGATATGCCTTTCGAAGACAATACTTTCGATGCTATTACTGTTTCTTTTGGTGTTCGTAATTTTGCGAACTTAGCCAAAGGAATTAAGGAAATTGCAAGAGTTTTAAAACCAACAGGAGTTTTAGTGATTTTGGAAACTTCAAATCCTACAAAATTTCCTTTTAAACAAGGTTATAAATTATATACAAGTTTATTTTTGCCAGTTGTTGGGAAACTGTTTTCTAAAGACAAAGTTGCGTATTCTTATTTATCGGAATCTGCGAATTCTTTTCCATTTGGAGAAGCTTTCAACAATATTTTGAAAAAAAATGGGTTTACACATACAGAAGATAATCCTGTAACCTTTGGTGTTGCAACAATTTACACAGCACGTAAATAA
- a CDS encoding porin family protein, with protein sequence MSKRSLLFCFFLLVSISFFAQKERVEYLPSFDKKPLHYGFYLGVNQNDFKLNLRESTIANANITVEPTTGFNVGLIADLRLHKNLNLRLEPGLVSNSKRILFNHLNNSPTPQDSIREIGSTYLHVPLVFKFSTDRYNNIRPYLLGGISYDYNFSSNENNQDDNSAGQFRMQTHNFMYEVGLGVDIYLYFFKFSPSIRGVFAINNEIKYDDDPNSRWTAPVNFMGTRGIFLNFAFE encoded by the coding sequence ATGAGTAAAAGAAGCCTACTTTTTTGTTTTTTTCTATTAGTTAGTATTTCGTTTTTTGCACAGAAAGAACGTGTAGAATATTTACCTTCATTCGACAAAAAACCTTTACATTATGGGTTTTATTTGGGTGTAAATCAAAACGATTTTAAATTAAATTTAAGAGAAAGTACAATTGCAAATGCAAATATAACTGTAGAACCAACCACAGGTTTTAATGTAGGTTTAATTGCAGATTTACGATTACATAAAAATTTGAACTTACGTTTAGAACCAGGTTTGGTTAGCAATTCCAAAAGAATTTTATTCAATCATTTAAACAATTCTCCAACACCACAAGATAGTATTCGAGAAATAGGTTCTACTTATTTGCATGTTCCTTTGGTTTTTAAATTTAGTACAGATAGGTATAATAATATTCGTCCTTATTTATTAGGTGGTATTTCTTACGACTATAATTTTTCTAGTAATGAGAACAATCAAGATGATAACTCAGCAGGACAATTTCGTATGCAAACACATAATTTTATGTATGAAGTTGGTTTAGGTGTAGATATTTACTTGTATTTCTTCAAATTTTCTCCATCAATTCGTGGTGTTTTTGCCATTAACAACGAAATTAAATACGATGACGATCCAAATAGTAGATGGACAGCTCCAGTAAATTTTATGGGAACTCGTGGTATTTTCTTAAATTTTGCTTTTGAGTAA
- a CDS encoding TrmH family RNA methyltransferase, translating to MNISKNQLKLITSLSQKKYRQKHKLFIAEGVKVVNELLNSSFEVATIFCTDDFDCTISEEKIIPISETDLKKISNLKTPNKVIGIFKIPEEKQLKNNGLIIALDAINDPGNLGTIIRLCDWFGVTQLICSKDTVDCYNAKVVQASMGSLTRISIHYLELNTYLSETNLPTFIADMNGENVYKTNLPKEGILIMGNEANGISDEIKKLVSNKISIPRFGERQETESLNVATATAILLSEFSRFKV from the coding sequence TTGAATATTTCAAAAAATCAGCTTAAACTAATAACAAGTTTATCACAAAAAAAGTATCGTCAAAAGCATAAATTATTTATTGCTGAAGGCGTAAAAGTCGTAAATGAACTTTTAAACTCTTCTTTTGAAGTAGCTACAATTTTTTGTACTGATGATTTTGATTGTACTATTTCTGAAGAAAAAATTATTCCTATTTCTGAAACCGATTTAAAAAAAATAAGCAATTTAAAAACACCCAATAAAGTTATAGGGATTTTTAAAATTCCAGAAGAAAAACAATTAAAAAATAATGGTTTAATAATTGCTTTAGATGCGATAAACGATCCTGGAAATCTTGGAACTATTATTCGTTTATGTGATTGGTTTGGTGTAACACAATTAATTTGCTCAAAAGATACTGTAGATTGTTATAATGCTAAAGTTGTGCAAGCTTCTATGGGTTCTTTAACAAGAATTTCTATCCACTATTTAGAGTTGAATACTTATCTATCTGAGACGAACTTACCAACATTTATTGCAGATATGAATGGTGAAAATGTATATAAAACCAATTTACCAAAAGAAGGTATTTTAATAATGGGAAATGAAGCAAATGGAATTTCTGATGAAATAAAAAAACTCGTTTCTAATAAAATATCTATTCCACGTTTTGGAGAAAGACAAGAAACAGAAAGTTTAAATGTTGCAACTGCAACTGCTATTTTATTAAGTGAGTTTTCTCGGTTTAAGGTTTAA
- a CDS encoding methylated-DNA--[protein]-cysteine S-methyltransferase: protein MKLETTYYKTPIGTAKIVGDSNGIQSVSVLDNGEISEDNFKEETPSCLKDCVLQLKEYFNGERASFNLTVNPKGTTFQKKVWKALLEIPYGKTRSYLEQSKALGDVKAIRAVASANGKNPLWIVIPCHRVIGSDGSLTGYAGGIWRKKWLLAHENPVKQQSLF from the coding sequence TTGAAATTAGAAACAACATACTACAAAACACCTATTGGAACTGCAAAAATTGTGGGAGATTCCAATGGAATTCAATCTGTTTCTGTTTTAGATAATGGCGAAATTTCTGAAGATAATTTTAAAGAAGAAACTCCAAGTTGTTTAAAAGATTGCGTGCTTCAGCTTAAAGAATATTTTAATGGAGAAAGAGCTAGCTTTAATTTAACTGTAAACCCAAAAGGAACTACTTTTCAAAAAAAAGTTTGGAAAGCTTTATTGGAAATCCCTTATGGAAAAACAAGAAGTTATTTAGAACAAAGCAAAGCTTTGGGCGATGTAAAAGCAATAAGAGCAGTGGCTTCTGCAAATGGTAAAAACCCATTATGGATTGTAATTCCTTGTCATAGAGTAATTGGTTCAGATGGTTCTTTAACTGGTTATGCTGGCGGAATTTGGCGAAAAAAATGGTTATTAGCACACGAAAATCCTGTAAAACAACAATCACTTTTTTAA
- a CDS encoding OmpP1/FadL family transporter yields MKKIITLATLFAVTLTSYAQSLSYQDLALLFSQDDANGTARFTSMGGAFGALGGDISSININPAGLAVFNNSSFAGTLNNRNTEIQSTFYGNSVNNQDQFFNFSQAGAVLVFDSAYKSDWSKFAIGFNYRLTKDFNDNFIIEGNSGVPTFRDFPLDNNNPTIDYNVSDEQRFINNYKGELDEINMAFSSVYQNRLYVGAGINFYNLSFSQQSNLLEFNSDGNGNTLDANFYQENFTTGSGVSLNAGFIYKANQNFRFGLSYQTPTWFTEIIEDTNIIDNDGFDGDTEITVSENPNTIYDNTAGNNFPIQSLIYRLKTPSKLTASAAVVFGKSGLFSFDYISRNYSNMELSDGGFAGENTFFQNELKNTNSFNMGTEWRFDKLSVRGGYKFEENPNKAALDSDDINGYSFGAGYNFGNFKLDFAFSNNNRTSFYDAYPQFSTQINTADLNIDNRIFTATVSISL; encoded by the coding sequence ATGAAAAAAATTATAACACTTGCGACTTTGTTCGCAGTAACTTTAACGTCTTATGCTCAATCTTTGAGTTACCAAGATTTAGCGTTGCTTTTCTCTCAAGATGATGCAAATGGAACTGCGCGTTTTACTTCTATGGGAGGTGCTTTCGGAGCATTGGGTGGCGATATTTCATCAATAAACATTAACCCAGCAGGTTTGGCTGTTTTTAATAATAGTTCATTTGCAGGAACATTAAATAATAGAAATACAGAAATACAATCTACTTTTTATGGGAATTCTGTAAATAATCAAGATCAATTTTTTAACTTTTCGCAGGCAGGTGCAGTTTTGGTCTTTGATAGTGCCTACAAATCGGACTGGAGCAAATTCGCAATTGGGTTTAATTATAGACTTACAAAAGATTTTAATGATAATTTTATTATTGAAGGAAATAGTGGGGTTCCAACTTTTAGAGATTTTCCATTAGATAATAATAATCCTACAATAGATTATAATGTTTCAGATGAACAACGTTTTATAAATAACTATAAAGGAGAGTTGGACGAAATTAATATGGCATTTTCATCTGTATATCAAAACAGATTATATGTTGGCGCAGGAATTAATTTTTACAATTTAAGTTTTAGTCAGCAATCTAATTTATTAGAATTTAATAGCGATGGAAATGGAAATACTTTAGATGCTAATTTTTATCAAGAAAATTTTACAACAGGTTCTGGGGTTTCTTTAAACGCAGGTTTTATTTATAAAGCGAACCAGAATTTTAGATTTGGTTTATCTTACCAAACACCAACTTGGTTTACGGAAATTATAGAAGATACCAATATTATAGATAACGATGGTTTTGATGGAGATACAGAAATTACAGTTAGCGAAAATCCAAATACTATTTACGATAATACTGCAGGGAATAATTTTCCAATACAAAGTTTAATTTATAGGTTAAAAACTCCAAGTAAATTAACAGCAAGTGCAGCAGTGGTATTTGGTAAAAGTGGTTTGTTTAGTTTCGATTATATCAGTAGAAATTATTCGAATATGGAATTATCAGATGGAGGTTTTGCAGGAGAGAATACGTTTTTTCAGAATGAATTAAAAAATACCAACTCTTTTAATATGGGTACAGAATGGCGTTTTGATAAATTAAGTGTTAGAGGAGGTTATAAATTTGAAGAAAACCCGAATAAAGCTGCTTTAGATTCAGATGATATTAATGGTTATTCTTTTGGAGCAGGTTACAATTTTGGAAACTTTAAATTAGATTTTGCTTTTAGTAACAATAACAGAACATCTTTTTATGATGCTTATCCACAGTTTTCTACACAGATAAATACTGCAGATTTAAATATAGATAACAGAATTTTTACAGCAACAGTTTCAATAAGTTTGTAG
- a CDS encoding BamA/TamA family outer membrane protein, which translates to MFDSIAKVMKKFSFYFLLVLILVACNSTKHVAENEHMLTQNYIFVDSVKDKSSDLQKYILQKPNPRLLDLPLGLYFHNLGNHDKPKTPSEWGKQNPKKYNFIKNVFSEKQSIAYANSQINLNNWFLSYDAPVIVSETKVKRTGDNLWAYYKTQGYFKSKVDTVINRFKDKKATVEYHITKGRPTLLDTIKIKTESSVLDSIYKSSGIKSLLKTGEQYNDKTFRNEAAKVVKLYRNNGIVNFTESALGFYVDSTRTDYKTNVDFLISSGRFEEKDGAYTSKEYKVNKIKEIKVVTDYSYTQKGEEYTDSLTYRGIKFFGYNKIKYNPKYLEQSIFLKPGDVYKDTLRNLTRNHLKSLKNFKTTNIDFLSIGNSGDELRMNIFLSPKEKYTLGFDTELTHSNIREIGTSAKFSIIDRNAFRGAEILKLSFLGSYFRASNGPGYEIGADASLEIPRFVAPFGLNKLVPKEMSPRTLFSVGSSFQKNIGLDRQTFTILSDYRWQYTPKKTIQLEVFNTQYIQNLNVNRFFNIYSSEFINLNNIAETYDAVSGTNNHPLPTDLENQAPETLSFINDVVSNNGFKTSNPADYNTVLNIQNRYNIVTSDFLIPVLAYSYTYNSQTNFRDNNFSFFKFRIANSGNLLGLTSNKYNSNGKKTFLKIPLAQYFKTDIEFKKFWDVGSSSVFGLRTVLGAIIPYDNSDIPFTRSYFAGGSNDIRAWQTYDLGPGSRNSGLEFNVGSFKFLTSAEYRFDIVSNLKGALFVDAGNIWDITGSDFVEEDAKLKGFSSVKDIAVGTGLGLRLDFNFLILRFDVGFKTYEPYLNENKWFKNYNFGSAVYNIGINYPF; encoded by the coding sequence ATGTTCGATTCTATTGCTAAAGTAATGAAAAAATTTTCTTTTTACTTTCTACTTGTCTTAATTTTGGTTGCATGTAATTCTACAAAACATGTTGCCGAGAATGAGCACATGCTAACACAAAATTATATTTTTGTAGATAGTGTTAAAGATAAAAGTAGCGATTTACAAAAATACATCCTTCAAAAACCAAATCCGAGATTATTAGATTTACCATTAGGCTTATATTTCCATAACTTAGGAAATCACGATAAACCAAAAACACCTTCTGAATGGGGTAAACAAAACCCTAAAAAATATAATTTCATTAAAAATGTTTTTTCAGAAAAACAAAGCATCGCTTATGCAAATTCTCAAATAAATTTAAATAATTGGTTTTTAAGTTACGATGCTCCAGTAATTGTAAGCGAAACTAAGGTAAAAAGAACAGGAGATAATCTATGGGCATATTATAAAACGCAAGGTTACTTTAAATCGAAGGTAGATACTGTTATAAATAGATTTAAAGATAAAAAAGCAACAGTAGAATATCATATTACTAAAGGGAGACCAACTCTATTAGATACCATTAAGATAAAAACAGAATCTAGTGTTTTAGATTCTATATACAAATCTTCTGGAATTAAATCTTTATTAAAAACAGGAGAGCAGTATAATGATAAGACTTTTAGAAACGAAGCCGCAAAAGTTGTTAAATTATATAGAAACAATGGGATTGTTAATTTTACGGAATCTGCTCTAGGTTTTTACGTAGATTCTACAAGAACAGATTATAAAACAAATGTCGATTTTTTAATTTCTAGCGGAAGATTTGAAGAAAAAGACGGAGCTTATACAAGTAAAGAATATAAGGTAAATAAAATAAAGGAAATAAAAGTAGTTACAGATTATTCTTATACTCAAAAAGGAGAGGAGTATACAGACTCTTTAACATACAGAGGAATTAAGTTTTTTGGTTACAATAAAATAAAATACAACCCTAAATATTTAGAGCAGTCTATCTTTTTAAAACCTGGAGATGTTTATAAAGACACACTAAGAAATTTAACAAGAAATCATTTAAAATCTTTAAAGAATTTTAAAACCACAAATATCGATTTTCTTTCAATTGGAAACTCTGGAGACGAATTAAGAATGAATATTTTTTTATCTCCAAAAGAAAAATATACCTTAGGTTTCGATACAGAATTAACCCATTCTAATATTAGAGAAATAGGAACTTCTGCAAAATTTTCTATTATCGATAGAAATGCATTTAGAGGAGCAGAAATTTTAAAACTTTCTTTTTTAGGTTCCTATTTTAGGGCCAGTAATGGACCTGGTTACGAAATTGGTGCAGATGCATCTTTAGAAATACCAAGATTTGTTGCTCCTTTTGGATTAAATAAACTGGTACCTAAAGAAATGTCTCCAAGAACATTATTTTCTGTAGGTTCTAGTTTTCAGAAAAACATTGGTTTAGATAGGCAAACGTTTACTATTCTTTCTGATTATAGATGGCAATATACTCCCAAAAAAACAATTCAATTAGAAGTATTTAATACACAATACATTCAAAATTTAAATGTAAATCGCTTTTTTAATATTTATAGTTCAGAATTTATAAACTTAAATAATATTGCAGAAACATATGATGCTGTAAGTGGAACAAATAACCACCCATTACCCACAGATTTAGAAAATCAAGCACCAGAAACTCTAAGTTTTATAAATGATGTTGTTTCTAACAATGGTTTTAAAACTTCAAACCCTGCAGATTACAATACTGTTTTAAATATCCAGAATAGATACAATATTGTAACCTCCGATTTTTTAATTCCGGTGTTAGCTTATTCATATACCTATAATAGTCAAACTAATTTTAGAGATAATAATTTTTCTTTTTTCAAATTTAGAATTGCAAACTCAGGAAATTTACTAGGTTTAACATCTAATAAATATAATAGCAATGGAAAGAAAACATTCCTAAAAATACCATTGGCACAGTATTTTAAAACAGACATAGAGTTTAAAAAGTTTTGGGATGTAGGTTCTAGTTCTGTTTTTGGATTAAGAACTGTTTTAGGAGCAATTATTCCTTACGATAATTCCGATATTCCTTTTACAAGAAGCTATTTTGCAGGCGGTTCTAACGATATTAGGGCTTGGCAAACTTACGATTTAGGTCCAGGAAGTAGAAATAGTGGCTTAGAATTTAATGTAGGAAGTTTCAAATTTCTTACAAGTGCAGAATATAGATTCGATATTGTTAGTAATTTAAAAGGAGCTTTATTCGTAGATGCAGGAAATATTTGGGACATTACTGGTTCCGATTTCGTAGAAGAAGATGCCAAATTAAAAGGTTTTTCTTCCGTAAAAGATATTGCTGTAGGAACAGGATTGGGTTTAAGACTAGATTTTAATTTCTTAATTCTTCGTTTCGATGTTGGGTTTAAAACATACGAACCTTACTTAAATGAAAATAAATGGTTCAAAAATTATAACTTTGGAAGTGCTGTTTACAATATTGGAATAAACTACCCATTTTAA
- the accD gene encoding acetyl-CoA carboxylase, carboxyltransferase subunit beta: MAWFKRTDKGIQTATEDKKDTPKGLWYKTPSGKIIDTEELKRNLYVSPEDGYHVRIGSKEYFELFFDDNKFKELNETLTSKDPLKFEDTKKYPDRLKAAQEKTKLKDAVRTAVGKSLGKDLVIAAMDFSFIGGSMGSVVGEKIARAIDYSIKNEIPFLMVSKSGGARMMEASLSLMQLVKTSAKLAQLAEVKIPYISLCTDPTTGGTTASYAMLGDINIAEPNALIAFAGPRVVKDTTGKDLPEGFQKSEFVLEHGFLDAIYERKDLKKQVNLYIDLIQNLPIRKEEELAS; this comes from the coding sequence ATGGCTTGGTTTAAAAGAACAGATAAAGGTATACAAACTGCTACAGAAGATAAAAAAGACACTCCTAAAGGTCTTTGGTACAAAACTCCTAGTGGTAAAATAATAGATACAGAAGAATTAAAAAGAAACTTATATGTTAGTCCAGAAGATGGATATCATGTAAGAATTGGAAGTAAAGAATATTTCGAACTTTTTTTTGATGATAATAAATTTAAAGAATTAAACGAGACATTAACCTCTAAAGATCCTTTAAAATTCGAAGACACTAAGAAATATCCAGATAGGTTAAAAGCTGCCCAAGAAAAAACAAAACTAAAAGACGCTGTAAGAACAGCTGTTGGTAAATCTTTAGGAAAAGATTTGGTAATTGCAGCCATGGATTTTTCTTTTATTGGAGGTTCTATGGGATCTGTAGTTGGAGAAAAAATTGCCAGAGCAATAGATTACTCTATTAAAAATGAAATTCCGTTTTTAATGGTTTCTAAATCTGGAGGGGCAAGAATGATGGAAGCTTCATTGTCTTTAATGCAATTGGTAAAAACATCTGCAAAATTAGCGCAATTGGCAGAAGTTAAAATTCCATATATTTCTTTGTGTACAGACCCAACAACAGGAGGTACAACAGCTTCTTATGCAATGTTAGGAGACATTAATATTGCAGAACCCAATGCATTAATTGCATTTGCAGGTCCAAGAGTTGTAAAAGATACTACTGGAAAAGATTTACCAGAAGGTTTTCAAAAATCGGAATTTGTATTAGAACATGGTTTCTTAGATGCTATTTACGAGCGTAAAGATTTAAAGAAACAAGTAAATTTATATATAGATTTAATTCAAAATCTTCCAATTAGAAAAGAAGAGGAATTAGCATCATAA
- the fbaA gene encoding class II fructose-bisphosphate aldolase, with protein MSHNIKPGVATGKEVQAIFKLAKEKGFALPAVNVVGSSTINGVLETARDLNAPVIIQFSNGGAQFNAGKGLSNENEKAAIAGGIAGAKHVHELAVAYGVPVILHTDHCAKKLLPWIDGLLDASEKHFEETGKPLYSSHMIDLSEEPLEENIEICKTYLARMSKMGMTLEIELGITGGEEDGVDNSDVDVSKLYTQPEEVAYAYEELMKVSPQFTIAAAFGNVHGVYKPGNVKLTPKILKNSQEFITKKYGVEENHIDFVFHGGSGSTLEEIRESIGYGVIKMNIDTDLQFAFAEGIRDYMQEKAPYLATQIGNPDGADQPNKKYYDPRKWLRLGEQTFTTRLKQAFQDLNNVDTL; from the coding sequence ATGAGTCACAACATAAAACCTGGAGTTGCAACAGGAAAAGAAGTTCAAGCAATTTTTAAACTAGCCAAAGAAAAAGGATTTGCATTACCAGCTGTAAATGTTGTTGGTTCTAGTACAATAAATGGAGTTTTAGAAACTGCAAGAGATTTAAATGCGCCAGTAATTATTCAGTTTTCGAATGGTGGAGCACAATTTAATGCAGGTAAAGGTTTATCTAACGAAAATGAAAAAGCGGCGATCGCTGGTGGAATTGCAGGAGCAAAACACGTACACGAACTTGCTGTTGCTTATGGAGTTCCAGTAATTTTACATACAGACCACTGTGCAAAAAAATTATTACCTTGGATAGATGGTTTATTAGATGCTTCAGAAAAGCATTTCGAAGAAACAGGAAAACCATTATATAGCTCTCATATGATCGATTTATCTGAAGAACCTTTAGAAGAAAATATAGAGATTTGTAAAACATACTTAGCTAGAATGAGCAAAATGGGTATGACCTTAGAAATTGAATTAGGTATTACAGGTGGAGAAGAAGATGGTGTAGATAATTCGGACGTAGATGTTTCTAAATTATACACACAACCAGAAGAAGTTGCTTATGCTTACGAAGAGTTAATGAAAGTTTCTCCTCAATTTACAATTGCAGCTGCATTTGGAAATGTTCATGGAGTTTACAAACCAGGAAATGTAAAATTAACACCAAAAATTTTAAAGAATTCTCAGGAATTTATTACAAAAAAATATGGTGTTGAAGAAAATCATATCGATTTTGTATTTCATGGAGGTTCTGGTTCTACATTAGAAGAAATTAGAGAATCTATTGGTTATGGTGTTATTAAAATGAACATCGATACAGATTTACAATTTGCTTTTGCAGAAGGAATTAGAGATTATATGCAAGAAAAGGCACCTTATTTAGCAACACAAATAGGAAACCCTGATGGAGCAGACCAACCTAATAAAAAATATTACGATCCAAGAAAATGGTTACGTTTAGGAGAGCAAACTTTTACAACTCGTTTAAAGCAAGCATTTCAAGATTTAAACAACGTAGATACTTTATAA
- a CDS encoding DUF3575 domain-containing protein has translation MKKALLIFGLLVSSLSFAQQEVKLDIADALVIRSLEFSYESYISAENSFGISALFNLAKQDVEFRYNEDTMITPYFRHYFTSEAQWNFFGEGFLGINSGKAEIEVNGNTQLQKYTDGALGVAIGTKYISDSGLVIDVYAGVGRNLFGTDSPILVPRAGVNVGWRF, from the coding sequence ATGAAAAAAGCACTTTTAATATTCGGTCTTTTAGTAAGCTCTTTAAGTTTTGCACAACAAGAAGTAAAATTAGACATTGCAGATGCATTGGTTATAAGAAGTCTAGAGTTTTCTTACGAAAGCTATATTAGTGCAGAAAACTCTTTTGGTATTTCTGCTCTTTTTAATTTAGCAAAACAAGATGTAGAATTTAGATACAATGAAGACACAATGATTACTCCGTATTTTCGTCATTATTTTACTTCGGAAGCACAATGGAATTTCTTTGGAGAAGGTTTTTTAGGTATAAATTCTGGAAAAGCTGAAATCGAAGTAAATGGAAACACACAACTACAGAAATATACAGATGGCGCTTTAGGTGTTGCAATTGGAACCAAATATATTTCTGATAGTGGTTTGGTAATTGATGTTTATGCTGGTGTTGGTAGAAATCTTTTTGGAACAGACTCTCCAATATTAGTACCTAGAGCTGGTGTAAATGTAGGTTGGAGATTTTAA